The Myxocyprinus asiaticus isolate MX2 ecotype Aquarium Trade chromosome 19, UBuf_Myxa_2, whole genome shotgun sequence nucleotide sequence TCCCATTAACAGTGGAACAAGACTCCGCAACAACTCCTTAACATTCCTTGCAAGCATATTACATTTCAAAACATCTTGTACTTGATTTAATCCAATTTATGCACTAATGAACAATTATATATACTGGGCTGGCTTGCACAGAAATGCATATGCACACATGTGTGCATGGGTTTGGAATGGATGTCCATTACATTTGTAGGCAAATATACATGTGATGGTACACTTGCATCTTTAAGGTGCATGAGGTATGAGCTGTGTGAAACTTTCAcagttttagtttattttatttttttaactaatacTGTTTGTTTGGTGTAATCACACAAGTGCCTACCTGTGCTGCTTACGCCATCGCATACAATAAAAACAGGGTTTGTGCTAACACACATAATAGACAAAAGCCCTCCTGACAGCACATTTACTCGTagcttaaatacatttaaagtgatGTCGATGTATCTCCTATAGgctctttttaaataaaactgcaaTAAATATCATCAGAAAAATTGTTACAATTATTTAACCCTGATTGATTAGTAAAACGATGTTTTATTGTCAATAATGACGTACAGTACATAACGCTGGAGTCCGACATGTTGTTTGCAGAGTCCATATGGCCATACGGAGATGCAGTAATGTATTGTTGGTGATGGTGGTGGTGATCAGGTCATCTCTAGGCTGCACCTCATTCACCTGATTCATTCGTGACTATCCATATACAGAAAGCGTGGGCATTAAACCACATGAAATGAGAACAACTAGGCCTACGCTCAAAACAATCATTTATATATCCTGCTACTTACGAATTTCCCAAGAAATCGTGAAACTTGATCTTGCCGATTGTAGTCTCTGCATGAAAATCAGGAAATACATCTCCCAGCAGAATTCCTGGCATGTCTATTCACTTCTGTACTTTGTAGCTATGACTTCTGTCTAACAAACGTGTTACCACATGTAACCATGGGAGGGAAGTTTAATAGCAGGCAGATGAAGTGGGCGGTGACGTTTCTGATTGGACGAAACGGCGTCATCTAGTGGAGTTCAAAGATTAAActataaactttaaaaaatatatttttaacacattttcagcttttgaaaAACATCGAAAGTCTAATAGGAAATACAATTATGCCGTCTGTTATGCACAATGTATTATTTTAgtcaacattaaaaacatttttaaatttaataatCTTAAATATACGGACTTATTTTAGTAATTAAACCgtacagtaaaaagaaaaaataatttttcacagttTATTTCATTGTTGCATTCTTATGAtgatttttccctttttcattAGAATGATGGTGTGATTTTGACATTACCAGAGctgttcatttattattattattattattattattattattattattattattattgtagttgttattattattatacaatcaGCTCTTTATTTCTGTAAACATATTGTTTCTGTTATTCGATCTTTGAATTAAAGAATTGTCAATGTAGCACATATGCCCTGGATAGAGGTTTGCCCTACATTATTTGCAGTGTTTGCTGATTATAAGACACAATGTGGAAATGTGGGCAAGATACTGGACATGATGTTTCACACGTGTTCAGCATTTTATTGAAGTGTGATCTACTTACATAAGCTACAGTATGAACCATTTGCATCAAGTGACTGTATAGTATGTGTAGTAACATTTTTATTCTGATATAATACTACAACATCATTATTCTAATACATGCGTATATTATAATTCTAATTGATAAATTACATTTGTTTGGCAAATTTTCCTGTGATCCGTCTTTAAACTGTTTGCATATCAAAAGTATGCtgtattattattgatatttctTGAGAAACAACTTTCAGTgacaatatttgaaaataaattacattttgtacCAACAACTTGCAATACAAATGCGATTTTCCACAtctgatttttgtgttttttatttcaaaattgcACTCAATGACTcaattaatgaataaaaatgcaattattgtatttgtttttaaggaatagttcacccaaaatgttttacattttctcatcgtttactcaccctcatgccatcccagatgtgtaggactttctttcttctgcagaacagtaacttagaagaatatctcagctctgtaggtccatatgcaagtgaatggtgaccagaactttgaagccccaaaaagcacataaaggcagcataaaagtaatccaaatggctCCAATtgtttaatccacatcttctaATTGGATTTGGGctggaacagatcaaaatgtaactccgtTTTTGTACAtcatgccattgcagtctctaggcatgattatGATTTCACGCTCGACTACACTTCCTAGTGTATGACGCATGCGTAGAGTGCTAGGATGTGCAAcagagcttcaaatcatgatcaccaaggagacttaaatattgatctgtttctcacccaaaaccgattggattgcttcaaaagacacgggttaaaccactggagttgtatggtttacttttatgctgcctttatgtgctttttggagcttcaaggttctggccaccattcacttacattgtattgaTGCAAGTGGCTAGAGtcttttatactttttttatacTTTTGCTTATTGATATTATGCTTGAAATCAACTATAATCAGAAGCTATGCAATCATATTCATATATTCACACTTATGTACTcagttttatattaatttatatcatcactgtattattatcatcatatcCATGCTTGATTGTTCCAAGAAACGTGCAGACATAGAACAGACATAGACCTAGTAACAGTATATGTTTCGGGACACCTGTCCTCGCATTTCGCTGAGATAAGTAAATTTACGAATCGTTTGCATAAACAATTGTTTGAGTGGAGCTATAGTCAATCTTTCCACTCAAACCACAAGTTTCACACTTCTAGAAGCCCTAACCGCCTGACCTGACACTCAGGGCCATTACATCATTGTGCAGAACTTTCTGCACCTAGAAAGGAAATGCCTTCTGGCACAGTCCCAAGAGGTATAAAGACCTTAACGAATATCTGGGTGTCAGACTAACATCTCAACTCTCTAGCTCTTCGCATCTGATCTCCAACGTTGAGGCCTCATCTTGACTCTCTGTACTTTAACTTATTTCCATTTACTTACTTAGTTCATTAGACAAAGACAAGACTTTGTATAATTGGGTTTATTCCAGGACTTAATCCTTGGATATATCCTTCAGATATATCTACTTAACATtttataatcaaacatttattttcggTATTATCACATTTATTCAGTATTCACtatttcattattattcatttattaatttctacAAATTAAAAATTGTTATTCCTTTtacaaatcatctgatttattgaAGTCATTTCCATCTGCTGGATCTCACTGCAtcagtatggacctacagagctgagatattcttctaaaaatcttgatgagaatttttaatgaagtgaactattcctttaatgtagtcACATGGTTAAAGAATACAACATTTCCCAGTGTTCACTGCTCAAAAATCTGCTGTTGCTATTTAAACATGGCGCAGTACAGTCAGACGAGCTCTCTGTTATCACCTGTAAAACTATGATCTGAGAAACGAGACATTCAAAAGCCATATTAGAAAACGGAAGACATTCTAGTAATATCGGACTCATCTGTATTGTTATACTTGAAGTAAAATGCCTTCTCCAAAAGCGCGGAGCAGCTCTGGGCGCAGCGGCAGCGTTCCGTGTACCGGTGGTGGAAACGGGCGCTATGAGTTCATTTCACTGAGCCGAACTCCCCCGCCGAACCTGCTGCAGAAACAGTGCTCTGATCCCACATCAGCGCGGCTCCGAGCCTCCGAGAGCCCCAACCGACGCCGCGGCTCGGGTTCGTCCACCTCTTCCACCGGCGGGCAGCAGTTACCGGAGGAAGACTGCATGAAATTAAATCCGTCTTTCATCGGGATAGCGCTCAGCTCTCTGCTGGCGATCGACCTGTGGCTGTCGAAGCGGCTTGGTGTATGCGCCTGTGAGGACTCGTCCTGGGGCAGCGTGCGACCGCTCATGAAGCTCATCGAGATCTCCGGGCACGGGATTTTGTGGTTGGCCGGTGCCGCGTACTGCCTGCATAAAAGCGACAGTGCCGCCGGTCAGGAGGTCATGCTGAACCTGATCATGGGTAATGCGCATTTACTGCTGGGTGTTTCTTTTAAagcaatgttccgggttcaaaatagatttaccacaaaaatcgattgtaaattgttcgtaaaaaCAAACCCAAATTACGTTCAAAATAATGCTTAAACaacggaagtctatggggcaagccaTTCCGGGGGGTcttcaaatacaggtgcatctcaataaattagaatgtcgtggaaaagttcatttatttcagtaattcaactcaaattgtgaaactcgtgtattaaataaattcaatgcacacagactgaagtagtttaagtctttggttcttttaattgtgatgattttggctcacatttaacaaaaacccaccaattcactatctcaaaaaattagaatacatcataagaccaataaaaaaaacatttttagtgaattgttggccttctggaaagtatgttcatttactgtatatgtactcaatacttggtaggggctccttttgctttaattactgcctcagttcggcgggGCATGGagttgatcagtttgtggcactgctgaggtggtatggaagcccaggcttctttgacagtggccttcagctcatctgcattttttggtctcttgtttctcattttcctcttgacaataccccatagattctctatggggttcaggtctggtgagtttgctggccagtcaagcacaccaacaccatggtcatttaaccaacttttggtgcttttggcagtgtgggcaggtgccaaatcctgctggaaaatgaaatcagcatctttaaaaagctggtcagcagaaggaagcatgaagtgctccaaaatttcttggtaaatgggtgcagtgactttggttttaaaaaacacaatggaccaacaccagcagatgacattgcaccccaaatcatcacagactgtggaaacttaacactggacttcaagcaacttgggctatgagcttctccacccttcctccagactctaggaccttggtttccaaatgaaatacaaaacttgctctcatctgaaaagaggactttggaccactgggcaacagtccagttctacttctccttagcccaggtaagacgcctctgacgttgtctgtggttcaggagtggcttaacaagaggaatacgacaactgtagccaaattccttgacacgtctgtgtgtggtggctcttgatgccttgaccccagcctcagtccattccttgtgaagttcacccaaattcttgaatcgattttgcttgacaat carries:
- the LOC127410403 gene encoding polyisoprenoid diphosphate/phosphate phosphohydrolase PLPP6-like; this translates as MPSPKARSSSGRSGSVPCTGGGNGRYEFISLSRTPPPNLLQKQCSDPTSARLRASESPNRRRGSGSSTSSTGGQQLPEEDCMKLNPSFIGIALSSLLAIDLWLSKRLGVCACEDSSWGSVRPLMKLIEISGHGILWLAGAAYCLHKSDSAAGQEVMLNLIMALVLDLVLVGMVKAVVRRRRPTHNRMDMFATFSVDRYSFPSGHATRSAMCARFLLAHLVLAAPLRVLVLLWATVVGFSRVLLGRHNVTDVAFGFLMGYWQYNLVEMLWLSPVMFQSAFGQLD